Proteins from one Pseudomonadota bacterium genomic window:
- the recR gene encoding recombination mediator RecR, whose amino-acid sequence MHKYPEPLKKLVEQLMKLPGVGRKTADRLAFHIVRMSSPEAMRLSQAIHEVTSRLQLCSKCQNLTEVDPCPLCSDSSRDTQQLCVVEFPADVTAIEKSGAFKGRYFVLHGSVAPLRGVGPEDLRLDRLKELVARQQVREVIISTNLTVEGNATAAYIAALLKPLNIHISRPACGLPVGADFEYMDPVTIEKSINGRCKL is encoded by the coding sequence ATGCATAAATATCCGGAACCGCTGAAGAAGCTGGTGGAACAGTTGATGAAGTTGCCCGGGGTGGGACGAAAAACCGCTGACCGTCTGGCTTTTCACATCGTTCGTATGTCATCACCTGAGGCGATGCGTTTGTCGCAGGCTATCCATGAAGTTACCTCCCGCCTGCAATTATGCTCTAAATGTCAGAATTTAACCGAGGTTGATCCCTGTCCTTTATGTTCTGATTCTTCCAGGGATACTCAGCAGTTGTGTGTGGTTGAATTTCCTGCAGATGTCACAGCCATTGAAAAGTCAGGGGCGTTTAAAGGTCGTTATTTTGTTCTCCATGGCTCTGTTGCTCCGTTGCGGGGGGTTGGCCCTGAGGATTTACGTCTGGATCGATTGAAGGAACTGGTTGCCCGCCAACAGGTCCGGGAAGTAATTATTTCCACCAATTTGACTGTTGAGGGTAATGCGACAGCGGCGTATATCGCCGCACTGCTCAAGCCGCTTAATATCCATATAAGCCGGCCGGCGTGTGGTTTGCCGGTGGGGGCTGATTTTGAATATATGGATCCGGTAACCATTGAAAAATCGATTAATGGTCGATGTAAATTATAA
- the mce gene encoding methylmalonyl-CoA epimerase, which produces MLKKIDHIGIAVHDLDETAKFYRDVLGMELQGVDEVENQKVKVAFFKIGETNIELVMPTSEDSPVAKYLGKKGEGIHHICYATDDIEAEIQNVKAGGARMIDESPRPGAHGTKVAFIHPKSSKGVLTELSQK; this is translated from the coding sequence ATGCTGAAAAAAATTGATCATATTGGAATAGCCGTTCATGATCTTGATGAAACAGCAAAATTTTATCGTGATGTGTTGGGAATGGAATTACAGGGAGTTGATGAGGTTGAGAATCAAAAGGTCAAAGTTGCCTTTTTTAAAATCGGGGAAACGAATATTGAGTTGGTGATGCCCACCAGCGAGGATTCACCGGTGGCAAAATATCTGGGGAAAAAAGGTGAAGGTATTCACCATATCTGTTATGCTACTGATGATATTGAGGCGGAAATCCAAAATGTGAAGGCAGGTGGAGCCCGCATGATTGATGAATCTCCCCGACCGGGAGCCCACGGGACGAAGGTCGCGTTTATTCATCCCAAAAGTTCCAAAGGTGTTTTGACCGAGTTGTCACAAAAATAA
- the meaB gene encoding methylmalonyl Co-A mutase-associated GTPase MeaB → MTAIIEGMLNGNVRSLAKAISIVENDRPEKKELLKAIFPRTGNAYLIGITGPPGAGKSTLTDKLIALLRQQGKSVGIIAVDPSSPFSGGSILGDRIRMQQHALDEGVFIRSMATRSHLGGVAKATVDVIHLLDAAGKDVIIVETVGVGQDEVDIVKIAHTTVVVMVPGLGDAVQIAKAGVLEIADVFAVNKADREGAAKLVNELRAMLDMSAGDWKPDIFSTVARDDVGIADLLAGIYQHWEYVHDKALDQEKFKANVRQELCTYLMDGIVELANAYPGFEQLVQVIYQKEVSPLEGAEKLFKEMGIKNNWLTMGGANAEKN, encoded by the coding sequence TTGACTGCTATTATTGAAGGGATGCTGAACGGCAATGTCAGATCGCTGGCGAAAGCGATTAGCATAGTTGAAAATGATCGTCCTGAAAAAAAAGAATTGCTCAAGGCAATTTTTCCCCGAACCGGCAACGCCTATCTGATTGGTATTACCGGGCCTCCCGGGGCCGGAAAGAGTACTCTGACTGATAAACTAATTGCCTTGTTGCGACAGCAGGGAAAGTCCGTTGGGATTATTGCTGTTGATCCATCCAGTCCTTTTTCCGGCGGCTCCATTCTTGGGGATCGCATCCGCATGCAGCAGCATGCATTGGATGAGGGAGTGTTTATTCGCAGCATGGCGACCCGCAGCCATCTGGGGGGGGTGGCCAAGGCCACTGTCGATGTTATTCACTTGCTTGATGCCGCCGGCAAGGATGTAATAATTGTTGAAACCGTAGGTGTTGGTCAGGATGAGGTCGATATTGTCAAAATTGCCCACACCACGGTTGTGGTGATGGTTCCCGGACTTGGGGATGCCGTTCAGATTGCCAAAGCCGGGGTGCTGGAAATAGCTGATGTTTTTGCGGTTAATAAGGCTGACCGGGAAGGGGCGGCAAAACTGGTAAACGAGCTCAGGGCGATGCTTGATATGTCTGCCGGTGATTGGAAGCCTGATATTTTTTCAACGGTGGCCAGGGATGATGTGGGGATTGCCGATTTGCTGGCAGGTATTTATCAGCATTGGGAGTATGTTCATGACAAAGCCCTGGATCAGGAGAAATTCAAAGCGAACGTCAGGCAGGAATTGTGTACTTATCTGATGGATGGGATTGTCGAGTTGGCAAATGCATATCCCGGCTTTGAACAACTGGTGCAAGTTATTTATCAGAAAGAGGTATCCCCGCTGGAAGGGGCTGAAAAATTGTTTAAAGAAATGGGCATCAAAAATAATTGGCTGACCATGGGAGGAGCTAATGCTGAAAAAAATTGA
- a CDS encoding cobalamin B12-binding domain-containing protein, whose protein sequence is MAKVIKVLVGKPGLDGHDRGARVVARALRDAGMEVIYTGIRQTPEQIVATAIQEDVDAVGLSCLSGAHNNLFPKVVNLLREKGAEDILVFGGGIIPDGDIAGLKDSGIKEIFRPGSSTDETIKFITDQVNQ, encoded by the coding sequence ATGGCTAAAGTGATAAAAGTATTAGTTGGTAAACCGGGTTTGGACGGTCATGACCGGGGAGCCAGAGTGGTAGCCCGGGCGTTGAGAGATGCTGGAATGGAGGTTATTTATACCGGGATTCGCCAGACTCCCGAGCAGATTGTGGCCACGGCGATTCAGGAAGACGTAGATGCCGTGGGGCTCAGCTGCCTTTCAGGAGCTCATAATAACCTGTTCCCCAAAGTGGTGAACTTGCTAAGGGAGAAAGGTGCTGAGGATATCCTGGTATTTGGCGGCGGCATAATTCCTGATGGGGATATTGCCGGCTTGAAAGATTCAGGTATCAAGGAGATCTTTCGTCCCGGATCTTCTACTGATGAAACCATAAAGTTTATTACCGACCAGGTGAATCAGTAA
- a CDS encoding methylmalonyl-CoA mutase family protein — protein MTCSEHKQAFQQRQQQWQELVDKACARFPERRENFATTSGIEMKRLFTPEDLEQIDYTEDIGFPGIYPFTRGVQPTMYRARFWTMRQYAGFGSAEETNKRYKYLLENGQTGLSVAFDLPTQIGYDSDFELSEGEVGKVGVAIDTLADMETLFDGISLDKVSTSMTINAPAAVLLAMYVAVAEKQGVAPEQLRGTIQNDVLKEYFARGTYIFPPSPSMKIITDIFAFCKDNLPSWNTISISGYHIREAGSSAVQEVAFTLADGLAYVDAAIKSGLDVDVFAKRLSFFFNVHNPFLEEVAKFRAARRLWARLMKERFGAKKPASMMLRFHTQTAGCSLTAQQPNNNVVRVTIQALAAVLGGTNSLHTNSRDEALCLPTEDSVRIALRTQQVIAHESGVADSVDPLAGSYLVESLTSKIEDQAMAYIKKIDDLGGVVKAIEAGYIQNEIGDSAYAYQKAVETQEQVIVGVNKFTIEEAPPENLLTVKAEMERKQRQKLAQVKGGRDNKAVNKALQQLKLVAEEGGNLMIPIVAAVKLYASLGEVCGVLRQVFGEYQEQ, from the coding sequence ATGACCTGTAGTGAGCATAAACAAGCATTTCAGCAGCGCCAACAGCAATGGCAGGAGTTGGTTGATAAGGCCTGTGCCCGCTTTCCCGAACGTCGGGAAAATTTTGCCACCACCTCCGGTATCGAAATGAAGCGCCTGTTTACTCCGGAAGATCTGGAGCAGATAGATTATACCGAGGATATCGGTTTCCCGGGCATTTATCCTTTTACCCGTGGGGTTCAGCCGACCATGTATCGGGCTCGTTTCTGGACCATGCGTCAGTATGCCGGCTTTGGCTCGGCAGAGGAAACCAATAAAAGATATAAATACCTGCTGGAAAACGGTCAGACAGGCCTGAGCGTTGCTTTTGACCTGCCAACCCAGATTGGTTATGATTCCGATTTTGAGCTTTCTGAAGGGGAGGTGGGCAAGGTGGGTGTTGCTATCGATACCCTTGCTGACATGGAAACCCTTTTTGACGGGATTTCCCTGGATAAGGTAAGTACCTCGATGACGATCAATGCCCCGGCGGCCGTCCTGCTGGCCATGTATGTAGCGGTGGCTGAAAAACAGGGGGTTGCGCCAGAACAACTGCGAGGTACTATTCAAAATGATGTCTTGAAAGAATATTTTGCCCGCGGCACATATATTTTCCCTCCGTCACCATCGATGAAAATCATCACTGATATTTTTGCTTTCTGCAAAGATAATTTACCCAGCTGGAATACTATCAGTATCAGTGGCTATCATATTCGTGAGGCAGGATCTTCCGCGGTTCAGGAGGTTGCCTTTACTCTGGCGGACGGTTTGGCTTACGTTGATGCGGCGATTAAGTCAGGGTTGGATGTGGATGTATTTGCCAAACGGTTATCCTTTTTCTTCAATGTTCACAATCCATTTTTGGAGGAAGTGGCTAAATTCAGAGCTGCCCGCCGTCTCTGGGCCCGGCTGATGAAAGAACGGTTTGGGGCCAAGAAACCAGCGTCAATGATGCTGCGTTTCCATACCCAGACTGCCGGTTGCTCTTTGACCGCTCAGCAGCCCAATAATAATGTGGTCAGGGTAACCATCCAGGCTCTTGCCGCTGTTTTGGGAGGAACTAATTCCCTGCACACCAATTCCCGTGATGAAGCTCTTTGCCTGCCCACCGAGGATTCGGTGCGGATTGCTCTGCGGACGCAGCAGGTTATTGCCCATGAAAGTGGGGTTGCCGACAGTGTCGATCCTCTGGCCGGTTCTTACCTGGTTGAATCTCTGACCAGTAAGATTGAAGATCAAGCCATGGCCTATATCAAGAAGATTGATGATCTGGGCGGAGTGGTCAAGGCCATAGAAGCCGGTTATATTCAGAATGAAATCGGCGACAGTGCCTATGCCTATCAGAAAGCGGTGGAAACTCAAGAGCAGGTTATTGTCGGGGTGAATAAATTTACCATTGAAGAAGCGCCGCCGGAGAATCTGTTGACGGTCAAGGCGGAGATGGAACGGAAACAGCGGCAGAAACTGGCGCAGGTAAAAGGCGGCCGGGATAACAAAGCGGTGAATAAAGCCCTGCAACAACTGAAACTAGTTGCTGAAGAGGGAGGCAATCTGATGATTCCGATTGTGGCTGCTGTGAAGCTGTATGCCAGCCTGGGTGAAGTTTGTGGCGTTTTACGTCAGGTATTTGGTGAATATCAGGAGCAGTAG
- a CDS encoding carboxyl transferase domain-containing protein, producing the protein MTQYEEAIARLDEMNQAAELGGGEARIEKQHKIGKMTARERMLGFFDAGSFEEIDKFVTHRCTDFGMEKKTIVGDGLVSGYGKVNGRLTFAFAQDFTAIGGTLSETNAKKICKVLDMAAAAGAPFIGLNDSGGARIHEGVASLGGYAELFYRNTIYSGVVPQISGILGPCAGGAVYSPAIMDFVVMTEKTSYMFITGPNVIKAVTNEEVTQEKLGGASTHMSVSGVAHLAGKNDQDTIETVKKLLSYLPQSNREKAPLFPYDGEVEQLLPELNEVVPADPRRPYDIKKIIKGVADYNDFFEVQPQYARNMVIGFARFNGESVGIVANQPNFMAGCLDINASDKCSRFIRFCDCFNIPILTFVDVPGFLPGTGQEFGGIIRHGAKIIFAYAESTVPKITITTRKSYGGAYCAMSSKQLRSDIHFAYPTAEFSVMGPDGAVNIVFNKELKNAEDPAARREELVEEYRQKFANPYRAASYGFVDEVIKPEMTRIKIIRALEMLQDKEQEKPYKKHSNIPL; encoded by the coding sequence ATGACACAATACGAAGAAGCAATTGCCAGGTTGGATGAAATGAATCAGGCAGCAGAACTTGGGGGTGGGGAAGCTCGAATTGAAAAGCAGCATAAAATTGGAAAGATGACTGCCCGTGAAAGGATGCTGGGTTTTTTCGATGCTGGAAGCTTTGAAGAAATCGATAAATTTGTTACCCATCGCTGTACTGATTTCGGTATGGAGAAAAAGACCATCGTCGGTGATGGCTTGGTAAGCGGATACGGGAAAGTAAATGGGCGTCTTACTTTTGCTTTTGCCCAGGATTTTACTGCCATTGGCGGGACTTTGAGTGAAACCAATGCCAAGAAAATATGCAAGGTTCTGGACATGGCAGCTGCTGCCGGGGCGCCGTTTATCGGCCTTAACGATTCCGGTGGCGCCAGAATTCATGAAGGGGTTGCCAGTCTGGGCGGCTATGCTGAACTGTTTTACCGGAATACCATTTACTCCGGGGTTGTTCCCCAGATTTCCGGGATTCTCGGTCCCTGCGCCGGAGGTGCCGTCTATTCTCCGGCAATTATGGATTTTGTGGTGATGACCGAAAAAACCAGCTACATGTTTATTACTGGGCCAAATGTGATTAAGGCGGTAACCAACGAAGAGGTAACCCAGGAAAAGTTGGGGGGCGCCTCAACCCATATGTCGGTCAGTGGTGTTGCCCATCTGGCAGGGAAAAATGACCAGGATACCATAGAGACAGTAAAAAAATTATTGAGTTATCTGCCCCAAAGTAATCGTGAAAAAGCGCCGTTATTTCCCTATGACGGCGAAGTTGAGCAACTTCTCCCTGAATTGAATGAGGTGGTGCCGGCTGATCCTCGCCGGCCTTACGATATCAAGAAAATTATCAAAGGAGTGGCGGATTATAATGACTTTTTTGAAGTTCAGCCACAGTACGCGCGGAATATGGTAATTGGCTTCGCCCGGTTTAATGGCGAATCTGTGGGGATTGTCGCCAACCAGCCTAATTTTATGGCTGGTTGTCTGGATATTAATGCGTCTGATAAGTGTTCACGTTTCATCCGCTTTTGTGACTGTTTTAATATTCCCATTCTGACATTTGTGGATGTGCCCGGTTTCTTGCCGGGTACGGGTCAGGAATTTGGTGGTATCATTCGCCATGGGGCAAAAATAATTTTTGCCTATGCTGAGTCCACAGTTCCAAAAATTACCATTACCACACGCAAGTCTTATGGCGGAGCGTACTGTGCCATGTCATCCAAGCAACTTCGTTCTGATATCCATTTTGCCTATCCGACGGCGGAATTCTCGGTAATGGGCCCCGATGGCGCGGTTAATATTGTTTTCAATAAGGAGCTGAAAAATGCCGAGGATCCCGCTGCTCGCCGGGAAGAATTAGTGGAAGAATATCGACAGAAGTTTGCCAATCCCTACCGGGCAGCATCTTATGGTTTCGTCGATGAAGTGATTAAACCTGAAATGACCCGGATAAAAATTATTCGGGCATTGGAGATGCTCCAGGATAAAGAGCAGGAAAAGCCATACAAAAAACATAGTAATATTCCGTTATAA
- the lptD gene encoding LPS assembly protein LptD, which yields MQAKWLVQNSPWYKWLLALTLLVVFLCGWNTMVYAAFDMKTSAKAVEIEAKHLIYDKVLGRYIAQGEVVIRQESMELSADKVILDNRSREFEAWGDVLLRDREDYLACRYLKFNLDTKTGHIRQGRIFVKDKHFFITGREIDKLGPDEYLAKDATLTSCDAAKAAWMVSCESVHVTKGGYGVTDKAVFKVKDIPVIYLPKAYFPVKTSRQSGLLMPSIGYGQEDGLMTKNAYFWAIDEAHDATFTLETYGHRGVRLGGEYRYVLNETAKGEINGSYLHDKLVKDNEEYPHTESDRWSLGARHFQDFSKGAQLKAHLNFVSDNYFLDDFSNTFSNTFINELDDVDYETDNELRSNIILSKSWARQNLNLTAEGLYYDSLILPHNDTVLQVLPQITLTALEQPLGKTPLFWHLDSSYVNFWRDTGDRGQRFDFHPGLNYPFHLGPLEVTPSAGVRETFYLTDWEDEGSDTESRELFDAGVEVKTVMERVFSRSGTTADRFLHTLEPTVNYLYVPDVDQDEMPHFDDFDHIYEENNLTYGLVSRLIGRYADQNGGYDYHQYFKVELQQSYNLIDEVNGDQFTDNHNFSDVKAQLEYWSRKYFYGKLESEYDPNDNQTQTFSTVLSFQDKRQDRLRFEYRYERDDLEDYIVSGYLPMTPTLDIYGSARYSALEKLMWESIYGFNYHAQCWAIDFSVKEEHQPYDLQFRMLLTLNGLGTIGQQ from the coding sequence ATGCAAGCTAAGTGGTTAGTGCAAAATAGCCCGTGGTATAAGTGGTTGCTGGCTCTAACGCTGCTGGTTGTTTTTTTATGCGGCTGGAATACAATGGTGTACGCCGCCTTTGATATGAAAACTTCAGCCAAGGCAGTTGAAATAGAGGCAAAGCACTTGATTTATGATAAGGTTCTTGGCCGCTATATTGCCCAGGGGGAAGTAGTCATTCGTCAGGAAAGCATGGAATTATCGGCAGATAAAGTCATTTTGGATAACCGTAGCCGTGAATTTGAAGCCTGGGGGGATGTCCTGCTGCGTGATCGTGAAGATTATCTTGCGTGTCGTTACCTGAAGTTTAATCTGGATACTAAAACCGGGCATATTCGCCAGGGCCGAATTTTTGTAAAAGATAAACATTTTTTTATCACCGGCAGGGAAATTGATAAATTGGGTCCGGATGAATACCTGGCGAAGGATGCAACCCTGACTTCCTGTGATGCTGCCAAAGCCGCCTGGATGGTCAGTTGTGAATCTGTGCACGTGACGAAAGGTGGTTATGGGGTTACAGATAAAGCAGTTTTTAAAGTTAAAGATATTCCGGTTATATATCTTCCCAAGGCATATTTTCCGGTTAAAACTTCTCGCCAGAGTGGGTTGCTGATGCCCTCCATCGGTTATGGTCAGGAAGATGGTCTGATGACTAAGAATGCCTATTTCTGGGCCATTGATGAGGCCCATGATGCAACGTTCACCTTGGAAACTTATGGACATCGGGGCGTTCGGTTGGGTGGTGAGTATCGCTATGTTTTAAATGAAACGGCCAAGGGGGAGATTAATGGAAGTTACCTGCATGATAAGCTGGTGAAGGATAATGAAGAATACCCCCATACTGAATCTGACCGCTGGTCACTGGGAGCTCGGCATTTCCAGGATTTTTCTAAAGGCGCTCAACTTAAAGCACATTTGAATTTTGTCAGTGATAATTATTTTTTGGATGATTTTTCCAACACTTTCAGCAATACATTTATTAATGAACTGGATGATGTTGATTATGAAACGGATAATGAGCTGCGATCTAATATTATCCTTTCCAAAAGCTGGGCTCGGCAGAATTTAAATCTGACGGCAGAAGGACTCTACTATGATTCTTTGATTCTGCCTCATAATGATACAGTTTTGCAAGTTTTACCCCAAATAACTTTGACTGCCCTGGAACAGCCACTGGGCAAGACGCCTTTATTCTGGCACCTGGACAGCTCTTACGTGAATTTCTGGCGGGATACCGGCGACCGCGGTCAACGTTTTGATTTTCATCCAGGGCTGAATTATCCGTTTCATCTGGGGCCGCTGGAAGTTACACCATCAGCCGGCGTCCGGGAGACTTTTTATCTGACTGACTGGGAGGATGAAGGTTCAGACACCGAGTCCAGGGAGCTTTTTGACGCCGGAGTGGAAGTGAAGACCGTGATGGAGCGGGTTTTCTCTCGGTCGGGGACCACGGCTGACCGTTTTCTGCACACCCTGGAGCCAACTGTAAACTATCTTTATGTTCCCGATGTTGACCAGGACGAAATGCCTCATTTTGATGACTTTGATCATATATATGAAGAAAACAATCTCACCTATGGATTGGTCAGCCGGCTGATTGGCCGTTATGCTGATCAAAATGGCGGCTATGATTATCATCAATATTTTAAAGTGGAACTGCAACAGTCATACAATCTGATTGACGAAGTAAACGGAGACCAGTTTACCGATAACCATAACTTTTCTGATGTTAAGGCCCAGCTGGAATATTGGAGTCGCAAATATTTTTACGGCAAACTGGAAAGTGAATATGATCCCAATGATAATCAGACACAGACTTTTTCGACCGTGCTCAGTTTTCAAGACAAGCGTCAGGATCGACTGAGATTTGAATATCGGTATGAGCGTGATGACCTCGAGGATTATATTGTCAGTGGCTATCTGCCAATGACCCCCACCCTTGACATTTACGGAAGTGCCCGCTATTCCGCGCTGGAAAAACTGATGTGGGAAAGTATTTATGGATTTAATTACCATGCCCAGTGCTGGGCCATTGACTTTTCCGTTAAAGAAGAGCATCAGCCCTATGATCTTCAGTTCAGGATGTTATTGACCCTGAACGGTCTGGGCACCATCGGGCAGCAATAG
- a CDS encoding flavodoxin family protein yields MKKIGVIVGSPRREGNTARLTDQAVKGVVDAGGEVIEYVLRDLKLSPCLEIYGCKKNGQCVIQDDFQQICSQLTGCQAFILSSPMFFYTVSAHTKIFMDRFQSRWVKKYWLDEKPFDHTENHKKGLFIAAGASHGKKLFDGALLTVRYFFDTLDTTLWRSLLYRGLEFPEDVLKYPEYLDEAYQSGVDIVRALAAGDGENC; encoded by the coding sequence TTGAAGAAAATTGGTGTTATTGTGGGGAGCCCCAGGCGTGAGGGAAATACTGCTCGTTTGACTGACCAGGCAGTTAAAGGGGTGGTTGATGCTGGTGGCGAAGTGATTGAATATGTTTTGCGGGACTTGAAGCTATCCCCCTGTCTGGAAATATATGGATGTAAAAAAAACGGGCAATGTGTTATTCAGGATGATTTTCAGCAAATATGTTCGCAGCTAACCGGGTGCCAGGCATTTATCCTGAGTTCCCCGATGTTCTTTTATACGGTTAGCGCTCACACAAAAATATTTATGGACCGTTTCCAATCACGATGGGTTAAAAAATACTGGTTGGACGAAAAACCTTTTGATCACACTGAAAACCATAAAAAGGGTCTGTTTATTGCCGCTGGCGCTTCTCATGGTAAAAAGCTTTTTGACGGGGCATTGCTGACCGTCCGTTATTTTTTTGATACCCTGGATACAACCTTATGGCGGTCCCTGCTTTATCGGGGATTGGAATTCCCGGAGGATGTTCTCAAATACCCGGAATATCTTGATGAAGCCTATCAAAGTGGGGTAGATATTGTTCGTGCCCTGGCAGCCGGCGATGGCGAAAACTGTTAA